Below is a window of Klebsiella quasipneumoniae subsp. quasipneumoniae DNA.
GGGCACTGTTGCAAAGTTAGCGATGAGGCAGCCTTTTGTCTTATTCAAAGGCCTTACATTTCAAAAACTCTGCTTACCAGGCGCATTTCGCCCAGGGGATCACCATAATAAAATGCTGAGGCCTGGCCTTTGCGTAGTGCACGCATCACCTCAATACCTTTGATGGTGGCGTAAGCCGTCTTCATGGATTTAAATCCCAGCGTGGCGCCGATTATCCGTTTCAGTTTGCCATGATCGCATTCAATCACGTTGTTCCGGTACTTAATCTGTCGGTGTTCAACGTCAGACGGGCACCGGCCTTCGCGTTTGAGCAGAGCAAGCGCGCGACCATAGGCGGGCGCTTTATCCGTGTTGATGAATCGCGGGATCTGCCACTTCTTCACGTTGTTGAGGATTTTACCCAGAAACCGGTATGCAGCTTTGCTGTTACGACGGGAGGAGAGATAAAAATCGACAGTGCGGCCCCGGCTGTCGACGGCCCGGTACAGATACGCCCAGCGGCCATTGACCTTCACGTAGGTTTCATCCATGTGCCACGGGCAAAGATCGGAAGGGTTACGCCAGTACCAGCGCAGCCGTTTTTCCATTTCAGGCGCATAACGCTGAACCCAGCGGTAAATCGTGGAGTGATCGACATTCACTCCGCGTTCAGCCAGCATCTCCTGCAGCTCACGGTAACTGATGCCGTATTTGCAGTACCAGCGTACGGCCCACAGAATGATGTCACGCTGAAAATGCCGGCCTTTGAATGGGTTCATGTGCAGCTCCATCAGCAAAAGGGGATGATAAGTTTATCACCACCGACTATTTGCAACAGTGCCTTGTTGGCACTTTGATGTGTATATCATTTGCTATACATTCGTGTTGTGTTATTCTTGTATATCAATTGCTATACAAGAGAGGTGTGTATGAAATCAGATGTTCAACTCAACCTAAGAGCTAAAGAGTCTCAGAGGGCACTCATCGATGCCGCTGCAGAAATCCTTCATAAATCGCGAACCGACTTCATTCTTGAGATGGCCTGCAAGGCTGCGGAGAACGTGATCCTTGATCGTCGTGTTTTCAATTTTAACGACGAACAGTATGCAGAGTTCATCGATATGCTCGATGCACCAGTCGAGGATGAGCCTGCCATTAATAAACTACTGGCAAGGAAACCTCAGTGGGATGTATAACTGCGCCCGAGCCGTTATCCAGCGCCCATCAACTGGCAGAGTTCGTCAGTGGGGAAACGGTACTCGATGAATGGTTAAAACAGAGAGGTTTAAAAAATCAAGCTCTTGGCGCTGCACGAACTTTCGTTGTTTGCAAGACGGGTACGAAGCAAGTAGCTGGTTTTTACTCTTTGGCCACCGGTAGCGTTAACCATACGGAAGCGACAGGCAGTCTTCGGCGTAACATGCCAGATCCTATACCGGTGATTATACTCGCTCGCCTGGCGGTAGATGTTTCATTGCACGGAAAAGGGGTTGGCGCCGATTTACTTCACGATGCGGTTCTACGCTGTTATCGCGTAGCTGAGAATATTGGCGTTCGTGCGATAATGGTTCACGCGCTTACTGAAGAAGCCAAAGGTTTCTATGCTCACCATGGATTTAAGGCATCGCAAACTTATGAGCGGACTCTGTTCCTTAAACTTCCATGACTAGTTACTGGAGTGGGGAGGTGACTGATACCGACATAATATATTGATTATCATATTATTTATTTCAATATTTAACATAATCTTTGTTATGCGTAGTGATTATGTCAGCACAAAGCGTTATTGTCGTCTCAGCACAATTCACACGCGTCGTGTACGCTAAGCCTTCATTTTGCTCAGCACAGGACCGCGATCTTATGTTGGTGACTATGACAGACAAAGAACTTTACCGGCTTGGCATCATTCAGCGAGTATTTGACCGGGCTTTGCTTCAGCGCGACGCAGCAGACATACTTAAGCTCAGTGTTCGTCAGGTGCAGCGTCTTGTGCGTCTGTACCGGACAGATGGCGCAACCGCATTTGCATCTTCCCGCCGTGGACGTCCTGCAAACAACCGGATCGATGAAGAAACACGCTGTAAAGCCCTGGATTTGATCCGGTGCCACTATTCAGATTTTGGCCCAACGCTCGCAACCGAAAAACTGGCTGAACGCCATCATATATATCTCTCCGTTGAAACCATCCGTAACTGGATGACAGCCGACGGTCTCTGGCGTCCTCATTCCCGCCGGCGAACCCGGGTTTACCAGCCGCGCTATCGTCGCGACTGTTTCGGCGAACTGGTTCAGATCGATGGCTCTCACCATGACTGGTTCGAAGGAAGAGCCCCAAAATGCTGTCTTCTGGTCTTCATGGATGACGCCACAGGTCGCCTGATGCACCTGCGATTCTGTGATTCAGAAAACGCGTTTGACTACATGATGGCTACCCGGCAATACATTGATAAACATGGTAAACCTGTCGCATTTTACAGCGACAAGCATGCGGTGTTCAGGGTCAGCGGACCCGAGAGCCGACGTACCGGCACAACCCAGTTCGGACGGGCTCTCCGGGAACTGGCGATCGAATTGATTTGTGCCAACAGCAGCCAGGCAAAAGGTCGCGTGGAACGGGTAAATAAAACGCTCCAGGATCGACTGATTAAAGAGATGCGCCTGCAGAACATCAGCTCGGTTGCTGAAGCCAATCAGTGGATTGAACATTTCATGTCTGATTTTAACCGTCGTTTCTCCCGGCCGGCAAAATACCCTAAAGATCTGCACCGTGCGGTCACACAGAGTCCACTGGAGCTGAATGATATCTTCGCCTGGCAGGAGCTACGGACCTTATCGAAAGCACTGACTTTTCAGTATGATAAAGTCATGTATATCATTGAACCCACCGAACAAAATACGCGCATAGCAGGTGAAAAAATTACCGTTTATGATTACCCTGACGGAAGCATTACTTTCCGGCATCAGCACCGGCCACTGGGTTATAAGATTTTCGATAAACTGACCTGCGTTGATCAGGGGGCGGTTGTTGATAACAAACGACTGGGTGCCGTTCTGAGGCTGGCACAGCAGAAACAGGACGAGCTGGAGGCTGAAGGAAAGCGAATGCGCAGTACAAAAATGCCCCGCAGGCGCGCTCAGGAGCGTGCACTGGAAGAGCTCAGGGCGATCAACCCGGTGCTGGCCAGTCCGCAGGATTTTATCCCCAGCCTGAAGCGATGAGCCCTTCCCTCACCTGTGGATCTGATATGGCCGACAGATGAGAGAAAAATGGACGACAACAAACCAGTGCTCCTGACACTTCACGAAGCGCTACGCCTGGATTTGATTGAAGCCTATATGGCGCGGGAAATCACGCTGGCAGAAGTGGCAGAGTCCATGGAGCTCACCCGTCGTCAGTGCTCCCGCCTGATTAAGCGCTATCGCGAGCTGGGGCCAGCCGGTCTGGTCAGCCGGCGCCGTGGAAAGCCCGGCAATCATCAGTTAAACACCACCATCAGAGATCAGGCACTGCAGCTTATTCGCTCACGCGGCCGGGGTATGAATCCGTCAGCCATCTGGCGAATTCTGACCACAGAATACGGTGTCCGGATTTCAAAAGAGACCGTACGTAAACTGATGATAGCCGAGAAAACCTGGCAACCACGTTCTTCCTCCAAAGCCTGACTCAACCTTAAAAAGGCATTGTCCAGACTCTCCACTGACGTCAGGTCAGCTTTGTTTTCAGCACGACATTTCAACATTGGCTAGACATACAGTGTAACAGCTAAATTGAGATGTCCGTCTCTGACCAAATAGACATGTCCGCGCTACAGTCTCGCCACCGCGATCGCTGCTTTCAAAGGATGAGACTCATGACGGCATACGGAACGGAGTTTTTCTCGATGAACGATGTAAACCGACTCAGGATCCTGCAGGACGTTATCGACCGGCGTCTTACCACGCGTCTTGCAGCAACCCGAC
It encodes the following:
- a CDS encoding IS6-like element IS26 family transposase yields the protein MNPFKGRHFQRDIILWAVRWYCKYGISYRELQEMLAERGVNVDHSTIYRWVQRYAPEMEKRLRWYWRNPSDLCPWHMDETYVKVNGRWAYLYRAVDSRGRTVDFYLSSRRNSKAAYRFLGKILNNVKKWQIPRFINTDKAPAYGRALALLKREGRCPSDVEHRQIKYRNNVIECDHGKLKRIIGATLGFKSMKTAYATIKGIEVMRALRKGQASAFYYGDPLGEMRLVSRVFEM
- a CDS encoding DUF1778 domain-containing protein; the protein is MKSDVQLNLRAKESQRALIDAAAEILHKSRTDFILEMACKAAENVILDRRVFNFNDEQYAEFIDMLDAPVEDEPAINKLLARKPQWDV
- a CDS encoding GNAT family N-acetyltransferase, which encodes MGCITAPEPLSSAHQLAEFVSGETVLDEWLKQRGLKNQALGAARTFVVCKTGTKQVAGFYSLATGSVNHTEATGSLRRNMPDPIPVIILARLAVDVSLHGKGVGADLLHDAVLRCYRVAENIGVRAIMVHALTEEAKGFYAHHGFKASQTYERTLFLKLP
- a CDS encoding ISNCY family transposase, which encodes MTDKELYRLGIIQRVFDRALLQRDAADILKLSVRQVQRLVRLYRTDGATAFASSRRGRPANNRIDEETRCKALDLIRCHYSDFGPTLATEKLAERHHIYLSVETIRNWMTADGLWRPHSRRRTRVYQPRYRRDCFGELVQIDGSHHDWFEGRAPKCCLLVFMDDATGRLMHLRFCDSENAFDYMMATRQYIDKHGKPVAFYSDKHAVFRVSGPESRRTGTTQFGRALRELAIELICANSSQAKGRVERVNKTLQDRLIKEMRLQNISSVAEANQWIEHFMSDFNRRFSRPAKYPKDLHRAVTQSPLELNDIFAWQELRTLSKALTFQYDKVMYIIEPTEQNTRIAGEKITVYDYPDGSITFRHQHRPLGYKIFDKLTCVDQGAVVDNKRLGAVLRLAQQKQDELEAEGKRMRSTKMPRRRAQERALEELRAINPVLASPQDFIPSLKR
- a CDS encoding helix-turn-helix domain-containing protein, with translation MDDNKPVLLTLHEALRLDLIEAYMAREITLAEVAESMELTRRQCSRLIKRYRELGPAGLVSRRRGKPGNHQLNTTIRDQALQLIRSRGRGMNPSAIWRILTTEYGVRISKETVRKLMIAEKTWQPRSSSKA